The following coding sequences are from one Arthrobacter crystallopoietes window:
- the otsB gene encoding trehalose-phosphatase encodes MNENRAATSENRGELDPALRRALEEISSTPRLLVALDFDGTLAPIVARAEDARALPAAAAAVKELLALPETTTAFISGRALESLRLVASPDDRTLLIGSHGAEVFTGPGSPALTLDEAQSLALRQATAVVEKVVAAHPGTRLEAKPAGVVLHTRTAEDAVAEAATEEARRELSAIEGLHLTDGKRVLETSVLSSDKGQGLELLRAFTEATAVFFAGDDVTDEDAIKALQPQDLGVKIGPGISGAAFRVDSPEAFARVLETLAELRRMSPQN; translated from the coding sequence ATGAATGAGAACCGTGCCGCAACGAGCGAAAACCGCGGGGAGCTGGATCCGGCACTGCGGCGTGCGCTGGAGGAAATCAGCAGCACACCGCGGCTGCTCGTGGCGCTGGACTTCGACGGCACGCTGGCGCCGATTGTCGCCCGCGCCGAAGACGCCCGGGCGCTGCCGGCCGCCGCCGCGGCCGTCAAGGAACTGCTCGCACTACCCGAAACAACGACGGCGTTCATTTCCGGCCGCGCTCTCGAGAGTCTGCGGCTGGTCGCCTCGCCGGACGATAGAACCCTGCTCATCGGTTCGCACGGCGCCGAAGTCTTCACCGGCCCCGGCAGCCCCGCCCTGACCCTGGACGAGGCGCAGTCGTTGGCGCTGCGGCAGGCCACCGCCGTGGTTGAAAAGGTGGTCGCCGCCCACCCCGGAACGAGGCTGGAAGCCAAGCCGGCCGGCGTCGTACTCCATACCCGCACCGCGGAAGACGCAGTGGCCGAAGCGGCCACCGAGGAAGCGCGCCGGGAGCTGTCGGCGATCGAGGGACTGCATCTGACGGACGGCAAGCGGGTGCTCGAAACCTCGGTTCTCAGTTCGGACAAGGGGCAGGGACTGGAGCTCCTGCGCGCCTTTACGGAGGCTACGGCGGTGTTTTTCGCGGGCGACGATGTTACGGACGAGGACGCCATCAAGGCATTGCAGCCGCAGGATCTGGGCGTCAAGATCGGCCCGGGGATCTCGGGAGCAGCGTTCCGGGTTGACTCTCCGGAGGCTTTTGCCCGGGTGCTCGAAACCCTGGCGGAACTGCGCCGGATGTCACCGCAGAATTGA
- a CDS encoding alpha,alpha-trehalose-phosphate synthase (UDP-forming), which yields MAETKANNSGATDGSGYGDYDFIVVSNRLPVDRVTGEGGGNSWRRSPGGLVTALAPVMAKTEGAWIGWHGAADEVLKPFDHDNMRLVPVELSADDVELYYEGFSNATLWPLYHDVIAPPEFHRTWWEVYKAVNRRFAEATAESAAEGATVWVQDYQLQLVPKLLRELRPDLKIGFFNHIPFPPLEIFAQLPWRRQVIEGLLGADLVGFQRPSDSSNFLRCVRRFSGHTIKSQHVNIRTDDGDRICRAGAFPISIDVDQINQLAKSPEVIERARQIREELGNPKTVLLGVDRLDYTKGIQHRIKAYGELLEDGRVTVEDAALIQVASPSRERVESYRLLREEIEGAVGRINGTYDTLSNTAIRYLHHSYPKEEMVALYLAADVMLVTALRDGMNLVAKEYVASRTGVNGALVLSEFAGAADHLKQAILVNPHDIDGLKDAIMRAVEIAPGESTRRMRVMRRQILQNDVEQWSQSFLRALDGETLGKTAGSGNE from the coding sequence ATGGCGGAAACCAAGGCGAACAATTCTGGCGCGACAGACGGATCCGGCTATGGAGACTATGACTTCATCGTAGTCTCCAACCGGTTACCGGTAGACCGCGTTACAGGCGAGGGCGGCGGCAACAGCTGGCGCCGTTCGCCGGGAGGCCTGGTCACCGCCCTGGCACCGGTGATGGCGAAAACGGAGGGTGCGTGGATCGGCTGGCACGGTGCCGCGGATGAAGTCTTGAAGCCCTTCGACCACGACAATATGCGGCTGGTGCCGGTTGAGCTCAGTGCCGATGATGTGGAGTTGTACTACGAGGGATTCTCCAACGCGACGCTCTGGCCGCTCTACCACGATGTCATCGCCCCGCCGGAGTTCCACCGCACCTGGTGGGAGGTCTACAAGGCAGTCAACCGGCGCTTCGCCGAAGCCACTGCCGAATCCGCGGCGGAAGGTGCCACCGTCTGGGTCCAGGATTACCAGCTGCAGCTGGTCCCCAAACTGCTGCGCGAGCTGCGGCCCGACCTGAAAATCGGATTCTTCAACCACATCCCCTTCCCCCCGCTGGAGATTTTTGCCCAGCTGCCCTGGCGCCGCCAGGTGATCGAGGGGCTCCTGGGTGCGGACCTGGTGGGCTTCCAGCGTCCCAGCGACTCAAGCAACTTCCTGCGCTGCGTCCGGCGTTTCAGCGGACACACGATCAAGTCCCAGCATGTAAACATCAGGACCGACGACGGCGACAGGATCTGCCGCGCGGGCGCCTTTCCGATCTCGATCGATGTGGACCAGATCAACCAGCTTGCCAAGAGCCCCGAGGTGATCGAACGGGCCCGTCAGATCCGCGAGGAGCTGGGCAATCCCAAGACCGTGCTGCTGGGCGTGGACCGGCTGGACTACACCAAGGGCATCCAGCACCGGATCAAGGCGTACGGCGAACTGCTCGAGGACGGCCGGGTCACTGTGGAGGATGCGGCCCTGATCCAGGTTGCCAGTCCCAGCCGCGAGCGCGTCGAGTCCTACCGGTTGCTGCGCGAGGAGATCGAGGGCGCGGTGGGCCGTATCAACGGCACCTACGACACCCTGAGCAACACCGCGATCCGCTACCTCCACCACAGCTATCCCAAGGAAGAGATGGTGGCGCTCTACCTTGCCGCGGACGTCATGCTGGTCACCGCCCTGCGCGACGGGATGAACCTGGTGGCCAAGGAGTACGTCGCCTCGCGGACCGGCGTCAACGGTGCGCTGGTGCTCAGCGAGTTCGCCGGCGCCGCCGACCACCTGAAACAGGCCATCCTCGTGAACCCGCACGACATCGACGGACTCAAGGACGCGATCATGCGCGCCGTGGAAATCGCCCCCGGTGAATCGACCCGCCGGATGCGCGTCATGCGCCGCCAGATCCTGCAGAACGACGTCGAGCAGTGGTCCCAGAGTTTCCTGCGCGCCCTCGACGGCGAAACCCTGGGCAAGACCGCGGGGAGCGGCAATGAATGA
- a CDS encoding DsbA family protein, which translates to MASQNTPRPSKAERTAEAREKARQMRETQQRKEKRNSLLVRWGVIGAVVAIVAIVAIIVATNQRGDFPDAGPTPSNGNEYGGMTLTSSTELEPTTQTTVDVNSIDAEAEPPAVPSGIAEAPEGEPTQIVIYVDAACSHCATFEATYSDQLKEWLDNGDATVEYRAVAFLDQPATGNFSSRGANALACVAESSPENYLSFMDLLFEKQVPTGLSSDELAATAAEAGAEGAESCIQDGTYRPYAAYTDALARAEGVGGTPAVYVDGQVWDNTGDFVEFAQPIIDARS; encoded by the coding sequence ATGGCATCCCAGAACACCCCCAGGCCCAGCAAGGCCGAGCGCACCGCCGAGGCGCGTGAAAAGGCCCGTCAAATGCGTGAAACGCAGCAACGCAAGGAAAAGCGCAATTCGCTGCTGGTCCGCTGGGGTGTTATCGGAGCTGTTGTCGCGATCGTCGCCATTGTCGCCATCATCGTGGCCACAAACCAGCGCGGCGACTTCCCGGATGCCGGCCCCACTCCGTCCAACGGCAACGAATACGGCGGCATGACGCTGACGTCCAGCACCGAGCTGGAACCGACCACCCAGACCACGGTGGACGTGAACAGTATCGACGCCGAGGCGGAGCCTCCGGCCGTGCCTAGCGGCATCGCAGAGGCCCCCGAGGGTGAGCCGACCCAGATCGTCATCTACGTGGATGCGGCCTGCAGCCACTGCGCCACCTTCGAAGCCACCTACAGCGATCAGCTGAAGGAGTGGCTGGACAACGGCGATGCCACGGTTGAATACCGTGCTGTGGCGTTCCTCGACCAGCCAGCTACCGGCAACTTCTCTTCCCGCGGCGCCAACGCCCTGGCATGCGTCGCCGAATCTTCGCCGGAGAACTACCTCTCCTTCATGGACCTGCTCTTCGAAAAGCAGGTACCCACAGGTCTCTCCAGCGATGAGCTTGCCGCCACTGCTGCCGAGGCTGGCGCTGAGGGTGCAGAAAGCTGCATCCAGGACGGGACCTACCGCCCCTACGCCGCGTACACCGATGCTCTGGCCCGCGCCGAAGGCGTCGGCGGAACCCCTGCTGTGTACGTCGACGGCCAGGTCTGGGACAACACCGGCGACTTCGTTGAGTTCGCCCAGCCGATCATCGACGCCCGCTCCTAA
- a CDS encoding replication initiator, whose amino-acid sequence MSLLDVYKTRCNTRFRNECESCSGLFHRDAVRIGYDGLNNRNLKYVKVTATLPSSGPLHFHDVSHPCGCGTVHEPDSPILGTPVKEFDYDQYVRRNFLLPTLITRTLKAVKKEAQTLRGTTDVDVRWFGAPDRRGVGMLHIHMVIALDLPERLLGTFIDKAFRLRSGVIESVFRQLKTTTLLAGEQFLMQWGSNILAEVVTPKQPTSIEYVLKTLTAMSPFMLPPIGMRGQHVALAQDAAHRLIDLQHALGEITTSTARSRHKRTDAGWTGKAFFRSRNWSVHTLTSLREGRASYVKRHMQPREIPARDIIYKFLPHHDAVVAYGAPVAAPRPVSAEAGPLRTSDGIGAATRAGTEPCCNDRVAPAAHRPTSATWICIEDFVSRTQSSARPHRTKTKKRRPGRSSLTCIGYSCHSRRHSSPTISKKT is encoded by the coding sequence ATGTCGTTGCTCGACGTGTATAAGACCCGATGCAACACTCGGTTTCGGAACGAGTGTGAATCATGCTCCGGGCTCTTCCACCGTGATGCAGTCCGCATCGGATACGACGGTCTAAATAATCGAAACCTGAAATACGTCAAAGTCACGGCGACTCTCCCCTCAAGTGGACCACTCCATTTCCATGACGTCTCCCACCCATGCGGATGCGGAACGGTACATGAACCGGACTCGCCGATCCTCGGAACGCCCGTCAAGGAGTTCGACTATGACCAGTATGTCCGCCGGAACTTTCTGCTGCCCACACTAATTACCAGAACCCTGAAAGCGGTCAAGAAGGAGGCGCAAACCCTTCGTGGTACAACCGACGTTGATGTCCGTTGGTTTGGTGCCCCAGACCGACGGGGGGTCGGGATGCTGCACATCCACATGGTTATTGCGCTGGACCTGCCCGAGCGGCTCCTTGGGACCTTCATCGACAAGGCCTTCCGTCTGCGCTCCGGTGTCATAGAATCCGTCTTCAGACAACTCAAGACCACTACGCTGCTGGCCGGTGAACAGTTCCTGATGCAGTGGGGCTCGAATATTCTTGCTGAGGTCGTCACGCCTAAGCAGCCGACGAGTATCGAGTACGTCCTCAAAACCCTCACCGCGATGTCCCCGTTCATGCTTCCTCCGATAGGCATGCGAGGCCAGCATGTAGCGCTGGCACAAGACGCAGCCCACCGTCTCATTGACCTGCAACACGCTCTCGGTGAAATTACTACCAGCACCGCTCGGTCACGCCACAAGCGGACAGACGCCGGATGGACAGGCAAGGCGTTCTTCCGAAGCCGGAACTGGTCCGTCCACACCCTCACATCGCTGCGAGAAGGTCGCGCTTCCTACGTGAAGCGGCACATGCAGCCCCGCGAAATCCCGGCAAGAGACATCATCTACAAGTTCCTGCCGCATCATGATGCCGTCGTGGCGTATGGAGCACCGGTGGCGGCTCCACGCCCTGTATCGGCAGAAGCCGGTCCACTGCGAACGTCAGACGGTATTGGCGCGGCCACTCGTGCCGGCACCGAGCCTTGCTGTAATGACCGGGTAGCCCCCGCTGCCCACCGGCCGACCTCCGCCACTTGGATATGTATAGAAGATTTTGTTTCAAGGACACAATCAAGCGCTCGACCGCACAGGACAAAAACCAAAAAAAGACGCCCCGGCAGGTCTAGCCTCACCTGCATTGGCTACTCCTGCCATAGCAGGAGACACTCAAGCCCAACAATTTCAAAGAAGACCTGA
- a CDS encoding ArsR/SmtB family transcription factor — translation MPANHDHLTAHAPIFVEPAIPKNPHTSACTGSPEAAPALPPTVLLKSLSYSRAAEIVDLLRAGPLTVNEITALMGISQPQCSHVLAILRRTGVVYSRRITGTTSREYRINENVLVSLGRWCTSSLQDNSTARR, via the coding sequence ATGCCAGCTAATCACGACCATCTCACTGCCCATGCACCTATCTTCGTTGAGCCGGCCATCCCGAAAAATCCTCACACTTCCGCTTGTACCGGGAGTCCTGAGGCAGCGCCGGCATTGCCACCTACAGTCCTTCTTAAGTCCCTCAGCTACTCTCGCGCAGCAGAGATCGTAGATCTGCTTCGGGCTGGTCCGCTAACGGTCAATGAGATCACCGCCCTGATGGGCATAAGTCAACCGCAATGTTCCCACGTACTAGCCATACTGCGCCGTACCGGAGTCGTTTACAGCCGGAGGATCACAGGCACCACTTCTCGCGAGTACCGTATCAATGAGAATGTTCTCGTTTCGCTCGGCAGGTGGTGCACTTCCTCCTTGCAAGACAATTCCACTGCGCGCAGGTAA
- a CDS encoding recombinase family protein: MTTRSIATGHLVGYARVSTGAQDASLQIDELERAGCVRVYTDHGVSGAKTSRPELDRCLDRLEQGDTLVVWKLDRLGRSLSHLIITVEDLAARGVGFRSLTEGIDTSTAAGRLTLGIFSTLSSFERDLIRERTTAGLAAARSRGRVGGRPPVIDQRKGRSIRTLYTGGGYTVSEIALEVGVSRASVYNYLKAQGLSGAATLA, encoded by the coding sequence ATGACAACAAGATCCATCGCCACAGGCCATCTCGTCGGCTACGCACGTGTCAGCACCGGTGCTCAGGACGCGTCTTTGCAGATCGATGAACTGGAGCGGGCGGGATGCGTGCGGGTGTACACCGATCATGGCGTCAGCGGTGCCAAGACATCACGACCGGAGCTTGACCGTTGCCTCGACCGGCTGGAGCAGGGCGACACCCTCGTCGTATGGAAGCTGGACCGTCTAGGAAGGTCGCTCTCGCACCTGATCATCACCGTGGAGGACCTCGCCGCACGCGGTGTCGGGTTCCGGTCGCTGACCGAAGGTATTGATACGTCTACCGCTGCGGGCCGTTTGACGCTGGGCATCTTCTCGACACTATCGAGCTTCGAACGGGACCTCATTAGGGAGAGGACTACTGCTGGGCTGGCCGCAGCCCGTTCGCGTGGCCGCGTGGGAGGTCGGCCTCCAGTCATTGATCAGCGGAAGGGGCGGTCCATCCGCACGCTCTACACGGGCGGCGGGTACACGGTCTCTGAAATCGCGTTAGAGGTGGGTGTCAGCAGGGCATCCGTGTACAACTACCTCAAGGCGCAAGGCTTGTCCGGCGCCGCTACGCTCGCATGA
- a CDS encoding GIY-YIG nuclease family protein — translation MSNLPSPALSVPAERAAPASPAPPASITLDHVLTGMGADHNPAIRPEDVHVIRHVFRPDGLRGPEDRTEERVLAYTRKQDISPRSFPSDPPRYWVAFIRDGQKRSRLWGTYENHGELAAERTPKNRYFDLRPSGFLASLKDRLVVEWDSPISWHRSAASAKAARMPVLEIADRDKVPFPGFDGVLLTYHQLCDMVDHRRYADWRVALSEVQGIYLSTDSSNGKQYVGKADGSERILGRWKAYARDGHGGNIALPELARHSAAGEAAGTKTEHARHFVFSLLRVFGPSTPSSEVHTAESHYKATLMTREFGLNRN, via the coding sequence ATGTCGAATCTCCCGTCTCCGGCTCTCTCTGTTCCTGCGGAGAGGGCGGCCCCTGCCAGTCCAGCTCCTCCTGCTTCCATCACCCTCGATCATGTGCTCACCGGCATGGGAGCGGACCATAACCCGGCGATTCGGCCGGAGGACGTGCATGTCATCCGCCATGTTTTCAGGCCAGATGGGCTGCGTGGTCCGGAGGACCGGACCGAGGAGCGGGTCCTCGCCTACACCAGAAAGCAGGACATCTCGCCCCGCAGCTTCCCCTCGGACCCTCCCCGCTACTGGGTGGCCTTCATTAGAGACGGGCAAAAACGCTCCCGTCTCTGGGGTACCTACGAGAACCACGGCGAGTTAGCCGCAGAACGCACTCCGAAGAACAGGTACTTCGACCTGCGCCCGTCAGGATTCCTTGCGTCCCTCAAAGACCGGCTCGTGGTCGAATGGGACAGCCCCATCAGCTGGCACCGGAGCGCCGCCTCCGCCAAAGCCGCGCGGATGCCCGTGCTGGAGATTGCCGACCGGGACAAGGTTCCCTTCCCGGGGTTCGACGGCGTGCTGCTCACCTACCACCAACTGTGCGACATGGTTGATCATCGCCGCTACGCCGACTGGCGTGTTGCCTTGTCGGAGGTCCAAGGCATCTACCTCAGCACGGACTCCAGCAACGGCAAGCAGTACGTTGGCAAGGCCGACGGTTCCGAACGTATCCTTGGTCGGTGGAAGGCCTACGCGCGCGATGGCCACGGCGGTAACATCGCCCTCCCCGAGCTTGCCCGCCACAGCGCGGCCGGGGAAGCGGCAGGGACGAAGACAGAGCATGCCCGGCACTTCGTTTTCAGCCTCCTCCGCGTGTTCGGGCCCAGCACGCCTTCCTCTGAGGTGCATACAGCCGAGTCCCACTACAAGGCGACGCTGATGACACGCGAATTCGGTCTCAACAGGAACTGA